From the genome of Vicia villosa cultivar HV-30 ecotype Madison, WI linkage group LG2, Vvil1.0, whole genome shotgun sequence, one region includes:
- the LOC131652652 gene encoding histone deacetylase 19-like, producing MESGGNSLPSGPDGVKRKISYFYDPEVGNYYYGQGHPMKPHRIRMTHALLAHYGLLQHMQVIKPTAAKDRDLCKFHADDYVAFLRGITPETQQDQLRQLKRFNVGEDCPVFDGLYSFCQTYAGGSVGGALRLNQGVSDIAINWAGGLHHAKKCEASGFCYVNDIVLAILELLKIHERVLYVDIDIHHGDGVEEAFYATDRVMTVSFHKFGDYFPGTGDVRDIGYGTGKYYSLNVPLDDGIDDETYHSLFKPIMGKVMEIFKPGAVVLQCGADSLSGDRLGCFNLSIKGHAECVKYMRSFNVPLLLLGGGGYTIRNVARCWCYETGVALGIELDDKMPQHEYYEYFGPDYALHVAPSNMENKNSRPLLDDIRSKLLENLSRLQHAPSVPFQERPPNTELQERDEDDEDRDERWDPDFDMDVDSNSLPGRVKSEYAEAEHKDAESYHNHLDSRRDTVTAFKDIACSKVTGSRVDSMAVDEPFIKEEQDKLAEHSDYKPR from the exons ATGGAAAGTGGAGGTAACTCCCTTCCATCAGGTCCAGATGGTGTCAAGAGAAAGATTTCATATTTCTACGACCCAGAAGTTGGTAACTATTACTACGGACAGGGTCATCCTATGAAACCACATCGTATTAGAATGACACATGCTCTTTTAGCCCATTATGGCTTGCTTCAACATATGCAAGTCATTAAACCCACCGCCGCGAAAGACCGGGATCTCTGCAAGTTTCACGCCGATGATTATGTCGCTTTTTTGAGGGGTATCACCCCAGAGACACAGCAGGATCAGCTCAGACAGTTGAAGAGGTTTAATGTTGGTGAAGACTGTCCTGTCTTTGATGGTCTGTACTCTTTTTGTCAGACGTATGCTGGTGGTTCTGTTGGTGGTGCTCTTAGATTGAACCAAGGTGTTTCTGATATTGCTATTAATTGGGCTGGTGGATTGCATCATGCCAAAAAATGCGAGGCTTCGGGGTTTTGCTATGTGAATGATATTGTGCTCGCTATTTTGGAACTTCTTAAGATACACGAG CGTGTTTTATATGTGGACATTGATATCCACCATGGTGATGGTGTCGAGGAGGCCTTTTATGCTACGGATAGGGTTATGACTGTTTCGTTTCATAAGTTTGGGGATTACTTTCCGGGAACAGGAGATGTTCGTGATATTGGATATGGTACTGGGAAATATTATTCGCTCAATGTTCCGTTAGATGATGGAATTGATGATGAGACCTACCATTCATTGTTTAAGCCGATAATGGGAAAGGTGATGGAGATTTTTAAACCAGGTGCCGTGGTATTGCAATGTGGTGCTGACTCTTTATCCGGAGACAGGTTAGGTTGTTTCAATCTTTCAATCAAAGGCCATGCGGAGTGTGTCAAATATATGAGATCCTTTAATGTTCCTCTTCTGTTGCTTGGTGGAGGGGGATATACGATAAGAAATGTCGCACGATGTTGGTGTTATGAG ACAGGCGTTGCTCTTGGGATTGAACTAGATGATAAGATGCCCCAACATGAGTATTATGAATATTTTGGTCCTGACTATGCTCTTCACGTTGCTCCCAGTAACATGGAAAACAAAAACTCTCGACCTTTATTGGATGATATAAGATCAAAACTTCTTGAGAATTTATCTCGGCTTCAACACGCACCAAGTGTACCATTCCAGGAGCGACCACCAAATACCGAACTTCAAGAG AGAGATGAAGACGACGAAGATAGAGATGAAAGATGGGATCCTGATTTTGACATGGATGTCGATAG CAATTCTCTTCCAGGAAGGGTGAAAAGTGAATATGCTGAAGCTGAGCATAAAGACGCG GAAAGCTATCATAATCATCTAGACAGTAGAAGAGACACCGTTACGGCTTTCAAGGATATTGCATGCTCCAAG GTGACAGGGTCTCGCGTAGATTCAATGGCAGTGGATGAACCGTTCATAAAAGAAGAGCAAGATAAATTAGCCGAGCATTCCGATTACAAGCCAAGATGA